TTACCCCGGCAATTTCTTGGGATGGAGCAACCTATCACCTTACCATTCCAAAGCTTTATCTTGAAAAAGGAAAAATCTTTTTTATTGAAAGAAACATTTATTCCAATATGCCCCTTCTTACTGAAATGATATTTATGGAGGCATTGATGATTGACGGAATTGTCCTTGCAAAGCTTATTCATTTTACCTTTGGCATGCTTATTCTTTTTGGCATTATGGGGCTATCCCAAAGATTTTTCTCAAAGGAGGCAGGGGCAATTGGCTGCTTTCTCCTTCTTATTTGCCCGGTTATTTCCTTTGAGATTAAAATTGAATATATTGACTTAGCTCTTGCCTTTTTCTCTTTCCTTTCCCTTTATTCCTTTTTCCTTTGGGGTTTACTTAAGAATAAAAAGCTTCTTATTCTTATTGGGGTATTTTCGGGCTTTGCTATAGGATGTAAATATACTGGCGCAATTTTTCCCTTTATACTCTCCCTTATGATTGCCCTTGAGCTAGTAAGAACAAAAAGAACAAAAGAGATTCTTTCTTCTTTAGCTATTCTCTTTTTCTTTTGTTTCCTTCTTTTCTCTCCCTGGATTCTCAAAAATATTATCCTGGTTAAAGACCCCTTTTATCCGATGCTCTATAGCATATTTAAAGGCCCTGAATGGGAGAGCGAATTCTCTTTAAAATGGAAGGCATTTTTTTATTCATTGGGAATGGGAAGAAGCCTTGAGAACTATCTAAAGCTTCCCTACAATATGGTTATTTATGGAGATATGTATCACGCAAGGTTTGATGGGATAATTGAGCCATCCTGGCTTATTCTTATCCCCTCTCTTTTCTTTCTTAAGCCTAACCCTAATATTC
This window of the bacterium genome carries:
- a CDS encoding glycosyltransferase family 39 protein, with the protein product LILGGISLLNLKSLFFISIFILISSFIVFLKGYKKPLKIKPLKKEETYIPMALWFFIGLFLLLYLLATLTPAISWDGATYHLTIPKLYLEKGKIFFIERNIYSNMPLLTEMIFMEALMIDGIVLAKLIHFTFGMLILFGIMGLSQRFFSKEAGAIGCFLLLICPVISFEIKIEYIDLALAFFSFLSLYSFFLWGLLKNKKLLILIGVFSGFAIGCKYTGAIFPFILSLMIALELVRTKRTKEILSSLAILFFFCFLLFSPWILKNIILVKDPFYPMLYSIFKGPEWESEFSLKWKAFFYSLGMGRSLENYLKLPYNMVIYGDMYHARFDGIIEPSWLILIPSLFFLKPNPNILYLLFYCFIFLVFWAFTTQQMRFFIPALPILSLISGYIISSLGKGKWLLVYPLIVMGIFIQSSTILSILRDDLPVLVGKEPKEQYLTRTHQPYAMFQYINKNIKKDTKLLFVWENRGFFCERRYIADSLFEVSWIMKMAREAKDTKGLSERLKEMGITHILINRGLQSIFMREEGMEIIDRFIKEKTKPIYSIYYIDLYEILP